From Spirosoma aerolatum, one genomic window encodes:
- a CDS encoding App1 family protein: MVKVYRSFGNAQRLTIHGSALKRSALPRIQYRNSLLVNLFGLIRLFLVRPYPKAALEVAFDGHSVHTQSDTDGYFRVDIPLDRPIASGWHNVRVKLLLGDDSAEGEGQVLVPEPTPFGCISDIDDTFLISHSANLLKRLKLLITKNAHTRAPFEGVVAHYKLLAEANSGPGATNAFFYVSSSEWNLYDYIIDFSKKNGLPNGVYLLSPLKQLAEVWKTGQGKHMTKFMRIVRILEMYPQQQFVLLGDDTQEDPTIYASVAEHFPHQIRCVYIRQVQAKNKLKTEAILTRIEALEIPYCYFAHSADAKKHSMAIGLVAS, from the coding sequence ATGGTGAAGGTCTACCGTAGTTTTGGTAATGCGCAGCGGCTAACCATTCACGGCAGTGCGCTAAAGCGAAGTGCGCTGCCTCGTATCCAGTATCGCAACAGTCTTTTGGTGAACTTGTTTGGCCTGATTCGACTGTTTCTGGTTCGACCCTACCCTAAAGCGGCTCTTGAGGTTGCTTTCGATGGGCATTCGGTTCATACACAGTCCGATACGGATGGGTATTTTCGAGTCGATATACCGTTGGATAGACCCATTGCCTCGGGTTGGCACAACGTTCGGGTGAAACTGCTGTTGGGCGATGATTCTGCCGAAGGAGAGGGACAGGTGCTGGTGCCCGAGCCGACCCCATTTGGTTGTATTTCGGATATTGATGATACCTTCCTGATATCACACTCTGCCAATTTACTGAAGCGCCTGAAGCTGCTCATTACCAAAAACGCCCATACCCGAGCACCCTTCGAAGGGGTAGTAGCTCATTATAAATTACTGGCCGAAGCTAATAGCGGTCCTGGCGCAACGAATGCTTTTTTCTATGTGTCGAGCAGCGAGTGGAATCTGTACGACTACATTATCGATTTTTCGAAAAAAAATGGGCTGCCCAATGGCGTGTACCTCTTAAGTCCGCTCAAACAACTGGCTGAGGTATGGAAAACGGGGCAGGGCAAGCACATGACGAAATTTATGCGGATTGTACGGATTCTGGAGATGTATCCGCAGCAACAGTTTGTGCTGCTGGGCGATGATACCCAGGAAGACCCAACTATTTACGCGTCAGTGGCTGAGCATTTTCCCCATCAGATTCGTTGCGTATATATTCGTCAGGTACAGGCAAAAAATAAGCTTAAAACCGAAGCGATCTTGACACGGATCGAGGCATTGGAAATTCCTTATTGTTATTTTGCACACAGCGCCGATGCAAAGAAGCATTCCATGGCTATCGGTCTGGTTGCTTCCTGA
- a CDS encoding FdhF/YdeP family oxidoreductase has protein sequence MARGWKALVNMNQKNGFDCPSCAWPDPDGHRSRIAEYCESGAKAVAEEVMNKHTASPVLFQRYTIAELLQKTDLWLGQQGRLTQPMILRPGAQHYEAIGWEDAFRLIADQLNALESPNEAVFYTSGRTSNEAAFLYQLFVRMYGTNNLPDCSNMCHESTSVALAESIGLGKASVKYEDYEKADVIIIMGQNPGTNAPRMLTPLEQAKRNGAKIIAVNPLHEAGLLGFRNPQSPRDVLFGGEKMADLFLQVRINSDMALLKAMCKLLLEEEKKNATVDQPGKVLDKSFIETYTAGYEDFVKSLDQFELSDLAAQCGLTIAQIQEAVDLFKHTRKLIICWAMGLTQHRNSVQTINEVINLLLLKGSIGIEGGGASPIRGHSNVQGDRTMGIWEKPKPEFLDALKKTFNFEPPREHGYDVVKAVQAMHEGKAKVFFALGGNFAMAVSDTNYTAEALKKCKLTVHVSTKLNRSHFIHGETALILPCLGRTDRDRQASGEQFVSCESTTGVVAQSHGVVDPVVSTLKSEVAIIAELAKATLGNDPRASVDSLGRPSINWDALVGNYDLIRDLIEKVVPGFEQYNKKVRQEGGFYLPNGPRVREFKTPDGKAHFTINVPMHHELQPDELMLMTIRSHDQFNTTIYGNDDRYRGIHNERRVIFINADDMANLGLHEKQIVDLHSYYNGQTRTAHRFVVVPYHIPRGCAAAYFPETNVLIPIDSTAEKSNTPTSKSILITITPVAG, from the coding sequence CTGGCGCGTGGCTGGAAAGCGCTCGTCAACATGAATCAGAAAAATGGCTTCGATTGTCCGTCCTGTGCCTGGCCTGACCCCGACGGCCACCGATCCCGGATTGCTGAATACTGCGAAAGTGGGGCTAAAGCCGTAGCCGAGGAAGTCATGAATAAGCATACGGCTTCGCCTGTATTGTTTCAGCGCTATACCATAGCGGAATTACTGCAGAAAACCGATTTATGGCTGGGCCAGCAGGGGCGACTGACCCAACCAATGATTTTGCGACCAGGAGCGCAGCACTACGAAGCCATTGGCTGGGAGGATGCGTTCAGGCTGATTGCCGATCAGCTCAATGCGCTGGAGTCGCCCAACGAAGCAGTATTCTATACATCGGGCCGAACCAGTAATGAAGCTGCTTTTCTGTACCAGCTTTTCGTGCGGATGTATGGCACCAACAACCTGCCCGACTGCTCCAATATGTGTCATGAGTCGACTAGTGTAGCGCTCGCAGAATCCATTGGCCTAGGGAAAGCATCGGTGAAATATGAAGATTATGAAAAGGCCGATGTGATCATAATTATGGGTCAGAATCCTGGCACAAATGCACCACGGATGCTTACCCCGCTGGAGCAGGCCAAGCGAAACGGAGCCAAAATTATTGCGGTCAATCCCTTGCACGAAGCCGGATTGCTGGGCTTTCGAAACCCACAGAGCCCACGAGATGTGTTGTTTGGGGGCGAAAAAATGGCGGATTTGTTCTTGCAGGTACGCATTAATTCCGATATGGCGCTACTGAAGGCGATGTGTAAACTCCTGCTGGAAGAGGAGAAAAAAAACGCAACGGTTGACCAGCCGGGCAAGGTTCTGGATAAATCGTTCATTGAAACATACACAGCTGGTTACGAAGACTTTGTTAAGAGCCTGGATCAGTTTGAGTTATCTGATTTAGCTGCTCAGTGTGGACTAACGATTGCCCAGATTCAGGAAGCTGTCGACCTGTTTAAGCATACACGCAAGCTCATTATCTGCTGGGCTATGGGCCTGACGCAGCACCGCAATTCTGTACAAACGATCAACGAAGTAATCAATCTCCTTCTGCTGAAGGGAAGTATCGGTATTGAAGGGGGAGGAGCGAGTCCAATTCGTGGACATAGCAACGTACAGGGGGACCGGACGATGGGAATCTGGGAAAAACCTAAACCTGAGTTTCTGGATGCGCTCAAAAAAACGTTCAACTTTGAACCACCCCGAGAACATGGCTACGATGTGGTGAAGGCTGTTCAGGCGATGCACGAGGGGAAAGCTAAGGTGTTTTTTGCGCTGGGTGGGAATTTCGCCATGGCTGTATCCGATACGAATTATACAGCCGAAGCCTTAAAAAAATGCAAGCTGACTGTTCATGTATCGACCAAGCTCAACCGGAGTCATTTTATTCATGGCGAAACCGCGCTGATTCTACCCTGTCTGGGTCGTACAGATCGTGACAGACAGGCATCCGGTGAACAATTTGTCAGTTGTGAAAGTACAACCGGCGTGGTAGCTCAGTCGCATGGTGTGGTCGATCCGGTAGTATCGACCCTGAAAAGTGAGGTGGCGATCATTGCCGAACTGGCGAAAGCAACGCTGGGTAACGATCCGCGTGCATCAGTCGATTCCTTGGGTCGCCCCAGTATTAATTGGGATGCACTGGTCGGTAACTACGATCTCATCCGCGACCTGATTGAAAAGGTTGTGCCAGGTTTTGAGCAGTATAATAAGAAAGTTCGTCAGGAAGGGGGCTTTTATCTTCCGAACGGCCCTCGGGTTCGGGAGTTCAAAACGCCTGATGGGAAAGCACATTTCACCATCAATGTACCTATGCATCATGAGCTACAACCCGACGAACTGATGCTTATGACCATTCGTAGCCACGACCAGTTCAATACAACCATTTATGGCAATGATGACCGGTATCGGGGTATCCATAACGAACGACGGGTTATATTTATCAATGCCGATGATATGGCCAATTTGGGCCTGCACGAAAAGCAGATTGTCGATTTACATAGCTACTACAACGGCCAAACACGTACGGCTCATCGGTTTGTAGTCGTACCTTATCATATACCGCGTGGCTGTGCAGCCGCTTATTTTCCCGAAACGAACGTACTGATACCGATCGATTCAACAGCGGAGAAAAGTAATACACCAACCTCAAAATCGATTCTCATCACGATAACGCCAGTAGCAGGATAA
- a CDS encoding sialate O-acetylesterase: protein MAVRENVAVYVILVSLLFGALEAVAQIKITFPVSRLVVQRNNANQATVQIAGSYGQALDAIEARVVARASGQGTTTAWATLQSNPTNGQFNGTLTVRGGWYSVYVRGLSGGVVVATDSVDRFGVGEVFAIMGHSNAQGSGCTVNGVNMCPTLGGATDDRVTVVPVDNNGTVYQQQYLNTADTRYLPGMVFSQLKLNSGFSPFASVPWFWGRMGDALVQRINVPVLMYNAGFGGTNMQQTYWAAYNIPFQHSFVRYDLRMPYANFRNLMNLYVPSTGIRAFLIQHGENDRDNPTDSTSKYYQKVIDKIRTEFSKPNLACIVALSSFVGARFDNVRSAQFQIINKPGNMAYQGPDLDNVNSSADRPDGIHFSPSGQTKVGDAWATAISDTYLSTISPYSAETEPITSIACATSNQLTLTQPSGYQYIWSTGSSSSSLTVGAGTYSARLLTAQNKVYFPPPVVVPANVQPATPTITTSTGTLSICTSTGLRLTSSYAGPNQWSTGVTSTSIVVTAPGTYSVQAKNPVYGCLSIPLSQTIGLAAASLRLSMQTSRRVVAVNDTVSFWLSVQNSGGCDVGSFAIQNRLPPNVSFVSSTDNLSAANNVVNGSVGGLASGAFLTRRYIARLTAEGNYLSAADLSASTNPLVGANPNNGTGNGETDEAQVDLRTKNAASALYVSPNPNQGALPPVQSNQPAPNPAKADLSLRMQLSSQVIGVGQTFSVTLTVQNQGGLAATNVVLNNTLPTGLQFVSSTSGMTANGSVVSGTIGQIPVGQSASVTFVVQVTTTGNFTNKAQIFSADQSDSDSTPGNGYTNGEDDQTSTSLRTSG, encoded by the coding sequence ATGGCGGTGCGGGAGAACGTGGCGGTTTATGTAATCCTTGTTTCCTTACTTTTTGGTGCGCTTGAAGCGGTTGCACAGATAAAAATTACCTTTCCGGTTAGTCGGTTGGTGGTACAACGCAACAATGCCAATCAGGCTACTGTACAAATCGCTGGTAGCTATGGCCAGGCCCTGGATGCGATTGAGGCCAGGGTCGTAGCAAGGGCGTCGGGGCAGGGAACCACGACCGCCTGGGCAACCCTCCAGAGCAATCCAACGAATGGTCAGTTCAACGGAACGCTTACAGTGCGTGGTGGATGGTATAGTGTTTATGTTCGGGGTTTGAGTGGTGGCGTAGTCGTGGCTACAGATTCCGTAGACCGTTTCGGGGTAGGGGAAGTATTTGCGATTATGGGCCACTCCAATGCACAGGGATCGGGCTGTACCGTAAATGGGGTTAATATGTGTCCTACACTGGGTGGGGCTACCGACGACCGGGTAACGGTGGTGCCGGTCGATAATAATGGAACGGTTTATCAGCAGCAGTATCTGAACACGGCCGATACGCGTTACCTACCCGGTATGGTGTTCAGTCAGTTAAAACTTAACAGTGGTTTTTCGCCTTTCGCCAGCGTTCCCTGGTTCTGGGGGCGTATGGGTGATGCCCTGGTGCAGCGTATCAATGTGCCGGTGCTGATGTACAATGCTGGATTCGGCGGAACCAACATGCAGCAAACCTACTGGGCCGCCTATAATATCCCATTCCAGCATTCCTTCGTAAGGTATGACTTACGCATGCCCTACGCCAATTTTCGGAATCTGATGAATCTGTATGTGCCAAGTACGGGCATTCGGGCCTTTCTGATTCAGCACGGCGAAAATGACCGTGATAATCCCACGGATTCGACGTCAAAGTATTATCAGAAGGTGATCGACAAGATTCGAACAGAGTTCAGCAAACCCAATCTGGCCTGTATCGTGGCTCTGTCGTCGTTCGTTGGTGCCCGCTTCGATAATGTCCGATCGGCTCAGTTTCAGATTATTAACAAGCCGGGGAATATGGCCTATCAGGGGCCTGATCTGGATAATGTCAATTCATCGGCCGACCGACCTGATGGAATTCACTTTTCGCCATCCGGACAAACAAAGGTAGGGGATGCCTGGGCCACGGCCATCAGTGATACCTACTTGTCGACTATTTCACCGTATTCAGCCGAAACGGAACCTATAACCAGTATTGCCTGTGCCACTTCCAATCAGCTTACGCTAACCCAACCCAGTGGCTATCAATATATCTGGAGTACAGGAAGCAGTTCGAGCAGTCTGACGGTTGGAGCCGGTACGTATTCGGCTCGGTTGCTTACCGCTCAAAACAAAGTCTATTTTCCACCTCCTGTAGTGGTCCCGGCAAATGTCCAGCCCGCTACGCCGACCATCACGACCAGTACCGGAACGCTATCGATCTGTACCAGTACCGGATTACGACTGACTTCATCCTATGCCGGACCCAATCAGTGGAGCACAGGCGTTACATCCACCTCCATTGTCGTGACTGCACCTGGCACCTATAGCGTACAGGCTAAAAATCCGGTATACGGTTGTTTATCGATCCCGTTATCGCAGACGATTGGCCTGGCGGCCGCAAGTTTACGGCTCTCCATGCAAACCTCCCGGCGTGTAGTGGCTGTCAACGATACCGTCAGTTTTTGGCTTTCGGTGCAAAATAGTGGCGGTTGTGATGTTGGCTCTTTTGCGATACAAAACCGCCTGCCGCCCAACGTGAGTTTTGTGTCGTCGACGGATAATCTGAGTGCGGCAAACAATGTCGTGAACGGGTCAGTTGGGGGGCTTGCTTCAGGTGCGTTTTTGACCCGGCGGTACATAGCCCGTCTTACCGCCGAAGGGAATTATTTGTCGGCTGCCGACTTATCGGCTTCTACCAACCCGCTGGTAGGCGCAAATCCAAATAATGGTACTGGCAATGGAGAAACCGACGAAGCCCAGGTTGATTTGCGAACAAAAAATGCAGCATCGGCGCTCTATGTATCGCCTAACCCCAATCAGGGAGCTTTGCCGCCCGTTCAGTCAAATCAGCCAGCGCCCAATCCGGCTAAAGCCGATCTGAGCTTACGTATGCAGCTTAGCAGTCAGGTAATAGGGGTAGGGCAAACCTTCAGTGTGACACTTACGGTACAAAATCAGGGTGGCCTGGCGGCAACGAATGTTGTGCTAAACAATACATTGCCGACTGGGTTGCAGTTTGTGAGCTCGACCTCGGGTATGACTGCCAACGGATCGGTAGTCAGTGGGACGATTGGCCAGATACCCGTCGGTCAGTCGGCAAGTGTGACGTTTGTGGTTCAGGTAACGACGACAGGTAACTTTACAAACAAAGCACAGATTTTTTCGGCAGATCAATCAGACTCCGACTCTACCCCTGGCAACGGGTATACAAATGGGGAAGATGATCAAACCAGCACCTCGCTCCGAACGAGTGGATAA
- a CDS encoding RidA family protein yields the protein MNYIRNVLIWLALASCSQAQTPVLPKVPTGYLYKVEPGIPGKIVYICGQRPFNDVGDLVGAGNLTEQTRQVFENIKTALATVDMTLKDITQITYSVKEATGSVQVSAANAQSVQAVQATYFTQPPKLIEQKGVSQTVRDDVLIEIEVIAVK from the coding sequence ATGAATTATATCCGTAATGTGCTCATCTGGCTTGCCCTGGCTTCGTGCAGTCAGGCGCAGACGCCCGTATTGCCTAAGGTGCCTACGGGATATCTGTATAAAGTTGAACCGGGTATTCCCGGAAAAATCGTGTATATCTGCGGACAAAGGCCCTTTAATGATGTTGGTGATCTGGTAGGGGCCGGGAACCTGACTGAACAGACCCGTCAGGTGTTTGAAAATATAAAAACGGCCTTGGCAACGGTGGATATGACTCTGAAGGACATCACGCAGATCACCTACTCAGTGAAAGAGGCTACCGGATCGGTGCAGGTAAGTGCTGCCAATGCCCAGTCGGTTCAGGCTGTTCAGGCTACCTATTTCACACAACCGCCTAAATTGATTGAACAAAAAGGGGTGTCACAAACCGTTCGCGACGATGTACTGATTGAAATCGAAGTAATTGCTGTAAAATAG
- a CDS encoding 2,3-bisphosphoglycerate-dependent phosphoglycerate mutase, producing the protein MPLFVIVRHGQSQWNAENRFTGNTDTPLTDLGRHEAHEAGILLKSHQPPNFSIGFTSVLQRAIETMSIILDEIGQTDLPIERSAALNERMYGDLQGMNKAEAEERFGANQIFCWRRSYTERPPHGETLEETRTRVTAYFQSTILPHLKANESVLVVAHGNSLRALLMDLEHISPEDIEKVELATGVPRQYHYAIETGEFQLLPK; encoded by the coding sequence ATGCCCTTATTTGTCATTGTACGGCACGGTCAATCGCAATGGAATGCGGAAAATCGATTTACGGGAAATACAGATACGCCCCTAACTGATCTCGGACGGCACGAAGCCCATGAAGCTGGTATTCTCCTGAAATCCCATCAGCCTCCTAATTTTAGTATTGGCTTCACCTCTGTGCTTCAACGAGCCATTGAAACCATGTCGATCATTCTGGACGAAATTGGTCAGACCGATTTACCGATCGAACGAAGTGCGGCCCTGAACGAACGGATGTATGGCGATTTGCAGGGGATGAACAAAGCCGAAGCTGAAGAGCGATTTGGGGCCAATCAAATATTCTGCTGGCGACGCAGCTATACCGAACGTCCGCCCCATGGCGAGACGCTGGAAGAAACCCGAACGCGGGTCACAGCCTATTTTCAGTCAACGATTTTGCCTCATTTAAAGGCTAATGAGTCGGTATTGGTGGTAGCCCACGGAAATAGCCTACGGGCGCTGCTGATGGATCTGGAACATATCAGCCCCGAAGACATTGAAAAGGTGGAATTAGCCACGGGCGTACCACGTCAGTACCACTACGCCATTGAAACCGGCGAATTTCAGTTGCTCCCTAAATAG
- a CDS encoding SDR family NAD(P)-dependent oxidoreductase, whose amino-acid sequence MRVLEQFNLAGKKALVTGSDTGLGQAMAIALAEAGADIISTANTGNLSDTQKAITDLGRQFSGYNVDLSNREGLYQFIQSVKANHAVDILVNNAGMILRKPVAEHPDDWWDKVIAVNLDAQFILAREFGKDMIAKGAGKIIFTCSLLSFQGGITVPGYTASKSAVAGLVKAFSNEWASKGVNVNGIAPGYIATNNTAALRADPDRSKSILDRIPAGRWGDPSDFKGPVVFLASEAGAYVHGTLLTVDGGWMGR is encoded by the coding sequence ATGCGTGTTTTAGAACAGTTTAATCTGGCCGGAAAAAAGGCTCTGGTTACCGGAAGCGATACCGGATTAGGACAGGCTATGGCCATTGCTCTGGCCGAAGCAGGGGCCGATATTATTAGTACTGCCAATACGGGCAACCTCAGCGATACTCAAAAAGCTATTACAGATTTGGGTCGTCAGTTCAGCGGCTACAATGTCGACTTATCGAATCGCGAAGGCTTGTATCAGTTCATTCAGTCGGTAAAAGCAAATCATGCGGTCGATATTCTGGTCAATAATGCCGGAATGATTCTACGCAAACCCGTAGCCGAACATCCGGATGATTGGTGGGATAAAGTAATAGCCGTGAATCTGGATGCGCAGTTTATACTGGCCCGCGAATTTGGGAAAGATATGATTGCCAAAGGAGCCGGTAAAATCATATTCACCTGCTCGCTGCTCAGTTTTCAGGGAGGCATTACGGTGCCGGGCTACACGGCCAGTAAAAGTGCGGTGGCGGGACTGGTGAAGGCGTTTTCGAACGAATGGGCCTCCAAAGGGGTAAATGTCAACGGCATTGCACCTGGTTATATTGCGACCAACAACACCGCTGCCTTACGGGCCGACCCCGATCGGTCAAAATCCATTCTCGACCGGATTCCGGCGGGGCGCTGGGGCGATCCATCCGATTTTAAAGGCCCGGTCGTTTTTCTGGCTTCCGAGGCAGGGGCTTATGTACACGGAACCCTTTTGACCGTTGATGGGGGCTGGATGGGTCGCTAG
- a CDS encoding Atu2307/SP_0267 family LLM class monooxygenase codes for MELGISSFGEIVPDGVSGKAINAHKRMQETLEEIKLADEVGLDVFALGEHHRPDFIISAPEVILAAAAAITKNIRLSSSVTVLSSADPVRTFQNFASLDLISSGRAEIMAGRGSFIESFPLFGYDLKDYDELFTEKLDLLVNINEHEVVDWTGKLRASIPHRGVYPRPYQEKLPIWLAVGGTPASAARAGTMNLPMMLAILGGTPDRFVPFVNLYRQAAERAGHDMSQLPLGINSQFYAADNSQQAADEFFPPYELLMNRVGRERGWSPISRMHFEQMRQYGPLMVGSPQQIIDKILYFHELFGNTRYLAQMISGHNTPHAKTLHAIELFGTKVAPAVRKALKQKTATT; via the coding sequence ATGGAATTAGGCATCAGCAGTTTTGGCGAAATCGTACCGGATGGTGTATCGGGCAAAGCGATCAATGCGCACAAGCGCATGCAGGAGACTCTTGAAGAAATAAAATTGGCCGATGAAGTCGGGCTGGATGTGTTTGCATTGGGCGAACACCACCGACCCGATTTTATTATTTCGGCCCCCGAGGTGATTCTGGCGGCTGCGGCTGCCATCACCAAAAACATACGGCTGTCCAGTTCGGTAACCGTGCTAAGTTCAGCCGACCCGGTCAGAACATTTCAAAATTTCGCGTCGCTGGACCTGATTTCCAGTGGTCGGGCCGAGATCATGGCGGGTCGTGGGTCATTCATTGAATCGTTTCCGCTGTTTGGATATGACCTGAAAGACTACGACGAACTGTTTACCGAGAAGCTGGATCTGCTGGTCAACATCAACGAACACGAAGTTGTCGACTGGACGGGTAAGCTTCGGGCGAGTATTCCGCATCGGGGTGTGTATCCACGGCCCTATCAGGAAAAATTGCCAATCTGGCTGGCGGTAGGCGGAACACCTGCTTCGGCAGCCAGAGCCGGAACGATGAACCTACCCATGATGCTGGCCATTCTGGGTGGTACGCCCGATCGATTTGTGCCGTTTGTGAATCTGTATCGTCAGGCTGCCGAACGGGCTGGTCATGATATGAGCCAGTTGCCATTGGGAATCAACTCGCAGTTTTATGCCGCCGATAATTCGCAACAGGCCGCCGATGAATTTTTTCCGCCTTACGAGCTACTGATGAATCGAGTAGGTCGTGAGCGGGGCTGGTCACCCATTAGCCGGATGCACTTTGAGCAAATGCGTCAATATGGCCCGTTGATGGTGGGTAGCCCACAACAGATTATCGACAAGATTCTCTACTTCCATGAATTGTTCGGCAATACCCGCTACCTGGCCCAGATGATCAGCGGGCACAATACACCTCATGCCAAAACGCTCCATGCCATTGAATTATTCGGAACGAAAGTGGCTCCGGCCGTTCGGAAAGCACTGAAACAGAAAACCGCAACCACCTAA
- a CDS encoding alpha/beta hydrolase family protein — protein sequence MVNKVLVWFLILFIYFSPVLQAQQQPSLPDPLVLKNGRRVTSATQWRTQRRPELLALFASQLYGQSPSKPAQMRFEVFDSDPKALGGKATRKQVAVWFNGKPDGPRMDVLLYIPNNVKEPVPAVVGLNFWGNSTIQGDPAIRISTSWMESNRGNPYIDVSCVVNHQSTEACRGLNARQWPVDSILSRGYAVVTAYREDIASDEPTMKFSTGVHPLYPDLQNRGDNFGTVAAWAWGLSRIMDYLQTDKAIDTKRVAVFGWSRLGKAALWAGATDERFAMVISNESGAGGAKLFHRGVGENIRRLCTVFPHWFAANFRNYMDQDTLLPFDQHMVISLMAPRPVYIASAEQDKNSDPEGEFESAKAASSVYQFLGTDGLPATQRPPLNQSVQGQMGYHIRTGGHDVTAYDWAQYLRFMDKHFKK from the coding sequence ATGGTAAACAAAGTTCTTGTCTGGTTTCTAATCCTGTTCATATACTTTTCCCCGGTGCTACAGGCGCAGCAACAGCCTTCACTACCCGATCCACTTGTTTTGAAAAATGGTCGTCGGGTAACATCGGCAACACAATGGCGGACCCAGCGACGGCCCGAATTGCTGGCGTTGTTTGCCAGTCAGCTATACGGTCAGTCGCCGTCGAAACCTGCTCAAATGCGGTTTGAGGTATTCGATTCCGATCCGAAGGCGTTGGGCGGTAAAGCGACTCGTAAGCAGGTGGCTGTGTGGTTCAATGGTAAGCCCGATGGTCCAAGAATGGACGTGCTGCTGTATATCCCGAACAACGTAAAAGAGCCCGTACCCGCTGTTGTAGGGCTTAATTTCTGGGGAAATAGCACCATTCAGGGTGATCCCGCCATTCGGATCTCAACAAGCTGGATGGAGTCGAATCGGGGCAACCCATACATCGATGTCTCCTGTGTCGTCAATCACCAATCGACTGAGGCTTGCCGAGGACTCAATGCCCGCCAATGGCCCGTAGATAGCATTCTGAGCCGAGGGTATGCAGTCGTTACGGCTTATCGCGAAGACATAGCTTCTGACGAACCGACGATGAAGTTTTCAACGGGCGTTCATCCCTTATATCCTGACTTGCAAAATCGGGGCGACAACTTCGGAACGGTAGCAGCCTGGGCCTGGGGACTGAGCCGGATTATGGATTATCTGCAAACTGATAAGGCGATCGATACCAAACGAGTGGCTGTCTTTGGCTGGTCGCGGTTAGGCAAAGCGGCTTTATGGGCAGGTGCTACTGACGAGCGGTTTGCTATGGTTATCAGTAATGAATCGGGCGCCGGTGGCGCTAAATTGTTTCACCGGGGAGTGGGCGAAAACATACGGCGGTTGTGTACTGTTTTCCCGCATTGGTTTGCGGCCAATTTCCGAAACTATATGGATCAGGACACACTGTTGCCGTTTGACCAACACATGGTGATTTCGCTGATGGCACCCCGGCCCGTTTATATTGCCAGTGCAGAACAGGACAAAAACTCTGATCCCGAAGGTGAGTTCGAAAGTGCTAAAGCTGCTAGTTCGGTCTATCAGTTTCTGGGGACAGACGGGTTGCCAGCTACACAACGACCTCCTCTGAATCAGTCTGTGCAGGGGCAAATGGGTTACCATATCCGAACCGGCGGCCACGATGTAACGGCCTACGATTGGGCGCAGTATCTACGTTTTATGGATAAGCATTTCAAAAAATAA
- a CDS encoding alpha/beta hydrolase has product MTRSRTLLIFSFFLLASYCQAAKIDTVDTYSPSMKKTIKAVVMTPDSYTVGTEFPVVYLLHGYSGNYSDWAKKSPNMAQLVDHQQVIVVCPDGAFGSWYWDSPTDPTFKYETYVASELVPWVDSHYKTIKSRQGRGITGLSMGGHGALYLAFRHQDVFGAAGSMSGGVDIRPFPNNWDMAKRLGTYAQFPDRWEQNTVINLLHLLTPNSLSLVIDCGSEDFFFRVNNNLHDKLLERNIPHDYITRPGGHNWNYWTNAITYQLLFMRQYFDRQNKMATR; this is encoded by the coding sequence ATGACTCGTTCCCGTACACTACTTATTTTTAGTTTTTTCTTGCTGGCCAGCTATTGTCAGGCAGCAAAAATTGATACGGTCGATACCTACAGCCCGTCGATGAAAAAGACTATCAAGGCCGTTGTCATGACTCCCGATTCGTATACCGTCGGGACTGAGTTTCCGGTGGTCTATCTGTTGCATGGCTATAGCGGCAACTATAGCGATTGGGCCAAAAAATCACCCAACATGGCCCAGCTTGTCGATCATCAGCAGGTGATTGTCGTTTGCCCGGATGGTGCATTTGGGAGTTGGTATTGGGATAGCCCGACCGACCCGACCTTTAAGTACGAAACCTATGTAGCCAGCGAACTGGTGCCGTGGGTCGATAGTCATTACAAAACCATCAAAAGTCGTCAGGGGCGTGGTATAACAGGCCTGAGTATGGGTGGGCATGGCGCATTGTATCTGGCTTTCCGCCATCAGGATGTATTTGGTGCTGCCGGTAGTATGAGTGGTGGCGTCGATATTCGCCCGTTCCCGAACAACTGGGACATGGCAAAACGGCTGGGTACCTACGCGCAGTTTCCCGACCGTTGGGAGCAAAATACCGTCATTAATTTACTCCATCTGCTCACGCCCAACTCGCTGTCGCTGGTTATCGACTGTGGCAGTGAAGACTTTTTCTTCCGGGTCAACAACAACCTGCACGACAAGTTGCTTGAGCGAAATATCCCACACGATTACATCACCCGACCTGGCGGCCACAACTGGAACTACTGGACCAATGCCATTACGTACCAATTGCTATTTATGCGTCAGTATTTCGACAGGCAAAACAAAATGGCGACTCGTTAA